GTCTCTACAACCGGAGGGTCGTCGTAATGTCCTCAATCGATACGTCGCTGCCCGACGAGATCGCCTCAGTCGCCGACGCAGACGAGGATGAGCGTCTCTCGAAGGACGTCATTTTTGAGCTCTTAAAGAATCGCCGTCGCCGAGAAGTCCTCGCGTACTTGCTCGAAGCCGACGAAACAGTCACTCTCGGTGAACTCGCCGAACAGATCGCCGCCTGGGAGAACGATACCGAGGTCAACGCGCTCAGTTCCGATCAACGGAAACGCGTCTATGTCGCCCTCTACCAGACCCACCTGCCGAAGATGGACGATGCCGGTATCGTCGAGTACGACCAGGACCGAGGCTTGATCTCGCTGGCCGATAACGCCGACCTGCTGATGATGTATCTCGACACGGACAGCCACCGCCAGGACCGGTGGGACCGATGGTATGCCGGCCTCAGCGTGGTCGGCGCTGTCCTCCTCGGTGCGGCGGCCCTCGGCACGCCGCTGCTATCGGCCGTCCCGATGCTCGGCCTCGCTGGCGTCGTCGTCGTCGCCTTTTTCTGTCTCTCGATCGCTCATGTCGTCCAGAACCGTTCGCAGGAACGCAACGTCGACGGCAAACTGTCCCGGATCGAGTGACCCGACATTCGGACGGTGCTCCGTGTCCTAATCGCTGATGGCTATTCTCGCCCGCGCTGTCCGCTCACGTCTCCTCGAGTACCACTTCGTTTATCGACCGCTGATTCGATCGAGTGACCGACACGATCACCGGTAGAACCATCTCACACGGTCAGTGCGATCGCCACTCGAACGCACGCGTTCTACGATTGACATGATCGTTACACCCGATTTCGGCGACCGCTGCTATCGGATCGCTGAGAAGGTTTTATCATCCGGTTACGTACGTCCAATTGGCTCCCGACGACCGTCATCCGATACCGGAACAGTCGCGTGCCAGCAGCTGTTCCCGGCGCGGGAGCCGCCTTTCAAACCGTGCCGTCTCGGCTGTCGATACTCCGCTCTCGGATGAATTCGTCCTCGAGTCGCAACTCGACTAGGGTAGCTATTTCACGTATTCCGACTCCGGCTCAGTGTCTCGTCCGGTACCGGCAGGGACGACCATCACCCCAGGTAACAGGTCCATACCCGGTCGGTGCGTCGAGACCGAGTTAGCGTTCGTGAAGTAATCGGACTAAAACTAATGACCGAAGTAGTGTCCGCTCTTTCATGGTCGTTCGAACCGCAGTCGTCGGCGCAGGAACGGTCTCGCGGGCCCACCTCGCGGGAGCGCAGAACAACCCTGAGATGGAACTGGTCGCAGTCTGTGACCTCGACGAGGAACTGGCCAGGGAGCGGGCCAGGGAGTTCGGGACGATGGCAGTGACGGACTTTACGGAACTCCTCGACGAACTCGATTGTCTGCACGTGTGCACGCCGGTCCAGACGCACTTCGACATCGCCCGGCAGGCGATTGAAGCCGGCGTCGCCGTCATCATCGAGAAACCCGCTACCGTCACCGCCGAGGAGGTCGAACAACTCCAGACGCTCTCTCGAGAGCATGAGACGCCCGTAACAGTCATTCACAACCACCTGTTCTATCCGGCGGTCCGCAAGGCCCGGGAGCTGATCGACGCCGGCGAACTCGGCCAC
This genomic stretch from Natrinema sp. SYSU A 869 harbors:
- a CDS encoding ArsR family transcriptional regulator, translating into MSSIDTSLPDEIASVADADEDERLSKDVIFELLKNRRRREVLAYLLEADETVTLGELAEQIAAWENDTEVNALSSDQRKRVYVALYQTHLPKMDDAGIVEYDQDRGLISLADNADLLMMYLDTDSHRQDRWDRWYAGLSVVGAVLLGAAALGTPLLSAVPMLGLAGVVVVAFFCLSIAHVVQNRSQERNVDGKLSRIE